The DNA region CTGAGGTCAGCGTCTCCCTGGCAGGGGACACCTGTGCAGCAGTGGGTGCCTCATGTGGgtgctctgctggtgctggctcCTGAGGGCCTTGGAAAGCACAGAACAGGCTTGGAAAAGAGCATGTGAACCTGGGCATGGGGaacacagctcctctggcacagccaggtgcCTGGGGCACGGCCAGGGGCATGGTCCCAAGATTCCCAGGAAAGCTCCCACTCCAGAAAGAGGTACAaccccagcaaagcccagaCCCAGAGGGACCCAGATGCTTCAGCTGGTCCTccagatgagaaagaaaaggtggTGGCCTctgagggaaggagcagggggtTGCCTGTCCTGCAGGCCAGGTTGCTCTGCCCACCTGAGACTAGGCTTGGTTTTGCAGGAGTCCTGGCTCCTTTTGGCCACGCTCCTTAAAGAGAAGCTCTTTCCAGAAGGGCAAAGCCCCAAtaccaccccaaaatccattTATTTGGGGCTGTTACCCCTTCCTGGTCAAATTCCTGCAGTCAAGGGCTGCCCAGCATACCTTATTAAGGTTCTCAGCTCCTCCATCCCACAGAATGCTGTTTCCAAGCTGTGATCCCCCATGGGACCAGATTTCCCCCACCCAGGGGTACCATGCCCAGCTGGGGCACCACCAGCTGTCTGCCTGGGATTGCAGAACTGGACTGTAGTGCCAGGTCTTCCCATTCCAACCATGAGGCTGCTCCCAAAGACACCATGTCCAGCACAAAGTCATCCCAGGAAATCTGTGGCAAATACACCATGCTTTGGTGGAAGCATGGCAGAGACCAGGCAGacctgggcacaccctgcagccaggcaggacagcaggaggaCAGCAGAGCTTTGGGTAAGATACATGTCCCCTGGGATATCCCTTCAGCCCAAAGTAGCTGAATACAAGGCAGGCAGACTGCTTGGATCACAGGATCATTTAGGATGGAAAAACacctccaagaccatcaagtTCAGCCATTAATGCCAGGCTATTTTTTGCAGGGGCAAGACAGTCTGAGTGGAgactctgcagctgggagaaggcaCAGGTACTAATTGACTGTATTTATTAGCAAGTTGAAGGCAGGGATTAAACCCTGCCCACCCACTGGAGTCCCAAGTAGGTCCCTTGCAGACCACAGAGGGCTGAGCACCCTGCTGGACCTGTGCAAGCAGGAAGTCCTGTGGCACGTGGAgtcccctgcagggacagagggcagTCACCAGGGGATGGCTTTCCCTTCCCAGTTGAGCAGAGTCCCACTGTGTTTCTCAGAAAGGATTGGCAGCACAGACAACAACCCCCGCACACTTGTGTCCACTGTCAGGTCAGCCTGCAAAGCGAAAAATGAGACACCACCATCATTCCAGGCCATCCAGCAGCACCCAAGTGGCTCATGTGCAGTGACAGCAAGGCTCCTTCCACCCAGAGTGAGCAGAGAGCCACGGAGCTGGGACAAGTCCACTATGTGGGAGTATGGGTGGGTATCTGCGCTGCTGGCTTGGATGGAGGTGGCTTGGGCTGGGAAGCCAGCCACGGGTTTAACCAAACAGGAAGAGATCCCTGCTGCAAATGAGATGCTTTGTGCAGCCTTCTCAaaaccccagtgctgcagggaccACTCCCACTGCAAAACATGGATCCTGCAGGATGAGTGGAAACCTCATGGACctgcagttcttcacagaaTGGGGCACAGGATGGGACGGTGTTGctcctcttctccctgctctgttgGATTCAGGTTCTCTGCATATCTttcaggctgcccagagcccctttttcccccccgaACAAGCAGCCTGATATGTGCTGATGCTATTTCCCAGTCATCCCAGTAGCCACATGTTCTGCAGGGGCCCAACACAGACATGGGCAACTTGGAGCCCAagaggcagagaggcagctcATTTTCATCTGGATCCTCCCTCCAGAGAGCCAtcttggccacctgggccaCTTTCTGTGCAGGTTTGTAGCCTTGGGTGCCACCCATGGGGTCTCTGTTGACCTGCTTGACCAAAACTCACCTCCTGGCTGCCCATGTCTGTTTTCACCCAGCCAGGGTGCAGTGCCACGCACAGGATCCCAGCTTCCTTGTAGGTCAGAGCCTGGCACATGGTCAGCATGTTGAGGGCAGCCTGGGTGAGGAAGCAAGCATCATCCATGGGCAGCAAAAAGCTCCATGAACCAGGTTCCCTACCCATTGCTGCCTCTTGGTTagggagaaaaagcagtggCAGGTCTTCAAGAGACAGTGTGTGTCTCCCCTGGGTGGGCACAGAGATGCCCTGGGAGCTTGGGGTCTCCCTCCATCTCTCCATCCCAGGTGTTTCCCTGAGatccagcctggcaggggcagctctgaccccatggagctcaggagctggggcaggtcACGACTCTCCATACCTTGCTGCAGCGGTAGGAGATGACAGGGTGGAAGAAGGAATCAGGTGTTTTCTTGATGGACCCTAAGATGGTGGAGATGTTGATGATGGCTGCCTTGCTGCAACTCAGGCCCTTCTCTTtgctgtcctgggcagccttcttcagcagaggcaggaaggCCTGGGGAGAAACAACCTAGTGGGACACCTGTGCCTCAAGCCAGTCCCACTTATGGCAACTGCAACCCAGGGAAGGTGAGGAAGAACATCAGGATGTCAGGAGAGCCCAGGTGTTGCTGCAGtggccctgcctgctcccagtcAGACCTGCACAATTCAGAGAGGCTGCAAAAGGCTTAGGCTTGAAGAGCAGCCCTAGCACTCCCTTGCACAGCCCCAAGAAATTTGTCAAAGCCCTCCAAGATTTCTGTCATGACTGTGGACAGCCTGGGACACCCTCAAGTTGGGCCAGATTTCATCCCCGGAGCTTCACTCGTACCTGAGCCATCAGCATTGGCCCCACTGCATTGGTCTTGTACGTCCTGAGCATGTCCTCAGCGTCGACCGTCTCCAGCGAGGCCGTGGGGGTGTAGATGCCGGCGTTGTTTATCAGCAGGTTCAGCCCCATTCCGTTCAGCTTCCCCTCCACCACCTTGGCCGCATCGGTGATAGCCGAGGGGTTTTCCACATCTGCAGTGAGAGAGAACAGTCTGAGAGCCACGGCGAGAAGAGGGAGGGGAGGACGCCGAGGCAATGCGCGCATTCTGACCCGCACGGCCCTTCCACGCACGGGCACCAGATGGTGCTGTGAAACCAGCTCCAGCTCATCCCGATCATCCCAGCACCACCGCCGCCGCCCGCAGCTGAAGGCTCCCGCCAGGAAAAGCCCACCGTGGGGGCAAACCGCTGCTGTGACCCCCATGCTGCGTCAGTTCTCCGCAGCCACCGCCTCCAAAGTCTACGTCTGAGCAATTTCTGGAGAACCCAGGGCAGCCTCCGGGGGGACAAGTCCCCAGGGGAAAAGTGCTGGGACCAGCTGTGGGACGGCTCTGCAAggtccttctgctcctgctcaaGCTCTGGGCTAATCTTACAGCATCTCCACAGGAGCTGCCTTCCTCCCAGGGCCCTCCTGGTCTTGCCTAAGACTTGGGATCGAGGCAGAGCAAGGATGTGGTCACTCAGCTGGGGGAGCCAGGGTCCTGCCCAGGATGGGTCTCAAGAACGTGCTGGTCCTGCGGCCATGGAGCAAGGAGGCTCCAGGGAATGGGGTACTGAGGCTGAGACAGGTCTGGAGAAGCTGGGGTTTTGGCAGCAGGACTTAAAGAAGCTCAGAAGAAGTAGATCCCATACACAGCctgaagggagggagggagggagggagggagggagggagggagggagggagggagggagggagggagggaggaagggaggaaggagaaatggGGCACACATGGCTGGCAGTCACAAATTTACCAGCTCAGAGGCAGAGCACACGTACCCAGCTTTACAAGAACCAGGTTTGGGTGTTTGGATGCCAGATCTCTCAGCTCCTACAAAAAGAGACATGGAAACAATCAGCACGAGGCAAAGGTGATGCCAAGCATCATGCTGGGGTGCCAGCAATGGCCCACCCTGAGGGAGGCATCTTCCAGGTGTTACTCAGTGCTTGTGAACAGCTGGAATGGGGACTGGCCTTGGCTCTCAGGCTCCTCCCAGGCTCCACAAAGCAACGTGGCATGTGCTCAGGGCATGACATGGCCATGACTGCAAGATGCTGTGGTTGCTTTCCCAAAGGGTCATccacagcccagccagagccacagcaaATGACGGGAGCAAACTGTGAAGGACCAGTTTACCAGGGAAATGACATGACCTGGCTGGGGATACAGCCAGAAGTGtctcccagaggctgctggaaaTGAGGTGGAAGAGGAACACCTGTGAGTGCTGATATCAGATCTGACCTATGAGGAAATCACATCTGGATAGGCCAGCCCCAGATCCACTCACTCTGGACTTTGTTAATGATTAGTGAATTTAACCactttgcacatttttattgGTTGTTTTCACCTCTTGGGGATATTGGGCGGAGTGGGTTAAAAGCTGAAGTCTCAGAGGAGGACTGTAAATCATTCAAGTGACCTTACAGCTGGGAATAACACTTGATAAACCATGTAAACACCAGCCTGTGATCCACTAGCATGAATCTTAATAGTACCTGTGTCTCCCGTATCTCTGTACCTCCCTGTACCTTTGCCTAGTGTTGCTTCAGGGATCCCCTGGTTATCAagataacagaaataaatttactttttgtGTTTTAGCCATCGATTGTCCTGCAagcctgtgccaactcacacAGTGGAGGATTCAGAAGCTCTTTTCAGCAAGGAAACTTTCTGCTTCTTAGCTCCTATCAGCTCTTTGCTCTGAGTCTCCAACTATGGCAGGTTTCAGACAGCAGAAATCAAACCACCTTGTTTAATGTGCCCAAAAGGATTGCTTTTACAACTAAAAACCTCTTCCAAACACGCCTGCAGGAGAAATACAAATTGGTGGTTTCTTTTGAGAGAAacatggagcaggagagctgctggcactggctgtgGTTCACTATCAGTTATCTGTGGGCTCCCCCACCAGACCCCATCTTCCCACATTAGCCCTGGGCAGAGGAAATCATGTTAAATCCATTAATTTGCTTGTGGTGGCCAACAGATATTTCTcctctcctgtttttctctcGACAGCCTCATACCATCAAAGCAGGAGCTTCCCCCACACCAACACCTGGTCCAGGCACAAAAGGGCAGGAGAAGTGATGTGGCCTCCGCTCTCCAAGTCCTGTGGTCACGGAGTTCAGCAGCACCCTGATGACACTGCCCTCACCCTACCACAGCTGGACAAGGCTTAGGGAAGTACCCCCTGGCTGGGAGAGTTGCATGAGCCTTGTAGGAAAACTGGGTCCAGTCCATCACTGAAAAAAGTCCTTGATCTCATTGCTGCCCTGCAAGAGTCCTGCAAGTTGTAGGGAGGAAGAATGGGGCAAAAACAAAAGACCTGGCCTATCTTTGACCCAGACAGCTTGGGCaccagccacagcaggagctgggcacccCTGGGTTGGCAGTAGGGTGGGTTCTCACTGCCCCAGGACTACTCCTGGCATGGAATAATGCACGCTTGCAAGAAGATGCAACAAACAAATCAGCTGGAGCCAGCATCCATCAGAGAGCAAGTTTCTCCCTAGTAGTATTTCAGTGGGACACAGCAAGCAGAGGAAGACAAGCTGGATGTAAAGAGAGCTGGAAGAACAGGGAAGCTTTGTGATTCCCTGCACAAGCAACATGTGTGAGTCTCTCCCATTTCAGCAAAGTGgaaagcagggacagggggatcCCACAGCTCCACTGGCCACCACTTTTGGAAACCCCATGTTCCAAACCTCTGGATTCTGCAGAGAGCAGCGTGACACAGCAGCACCGGCCCGAGCAGCATCGCTGCCGCTCGCAGCGCCCCGGGCCCTGAGGCCAGCCCGGCTCGGCCGTGCCCGCAGCGCAAGGGCCGAGCCTTGGCACGAGAGGGCGGGTTCGGGCACATCCAGCACCGCACCCTCAGGGCGACACGGCCGATTCTTTGCCGGCTGCACTTCAGGTGACTTTCACACGGGGCAGGGCACGGTGCGGACACCAGAGCCCCGCGCCAGCAGCGAGTCGCTCAGGCCGGTGACGGGGGCCGAGCGTGTGaccgccgccccccggcccgcACTGACCTGTGCCCGCGGCCCGTCGGGGTCCCGGCAGGTGGCGAAGATCCAGGCGGGGGGTCGCGGcgagcccagcagctgcttcaccaGCTCCAGGCCGATGCCGCGGTTGGAGCCGGTCAGCAGCACCGTGCGCGCCGCCGCCATCGccgcccgcggcccggcccgcctGGCGCCGCCTCCCGAGCCCGCGGGCCGCACCGGCTGCCCCGACCCCGGGGGAAGGCTGCGGGGGCGGgattgtgtctgtgtgtctgtgtgtgtctgtctgtgtgccTGCCCACCGAATGTTCAGTGCAAACACAACAACCGCGTCCCAGCCCTGGCGTCCCTGAGGGGAGGAGCGAGGGCTCTCGGAGCGAACCGCGGGGGTGAGGGGACTCTTGCCGAGGGTGGTGGGTGAGGGAGAAAGCTTGCAGCCGTTGTGCATCACCTTTAGCACACTAATCTTCACCGTAGataacagtaaaagaaaaaagcccaacccAAACTAAGCCCATTTAGCGTGAGAAAGTACCAGCCCCTTTACAAGCTGTTTTTATTGCCTGCCCAGAAATGCACATGATTTGCCTCTTTCCCTGACCAGCAGATGCAATAAATCTGGTAAACAAATAGACCCACGAAGATGCTCTGAGGCTGTAGCACCCCTCCTGTGGAGATGGGCTGAGGGAGTCggggttgctcagcctggagatgagAAGGTTCTGTGGAGCctttagagccccttccagcgCCTCAAGGGACTCAcagagagctggaggaggactttggacaagggggaatggcttcaaactcacagagggcagggttagacTGGgtgtttggaagaaattcttccctgggagagtggtgaggcccttccattgttgcccagagaagctgtggctgccccatccctggaagtgttcgagcggccaggttggacagagcagcctgaaggtgtccctgctcatggcacaGAGGTTGAACGAGATGGTCTTTATGGTTCCTTACCACCCAAACGATCCAGTGATTTAGGCAGTTTGGGCTTGAAGGTGTTTTGAGggatgttttctcctttttgtttctgaGTATATCAGGTACCTGGTTGAACCGCTGCACCAAAGGGGTAGTGTaggggaaagcaaggaaaaggctTCCTGGCATCTAGGGATGGGAAAACAGGgctggagggaaaagggagaacagAAAAGAGATAATCAGCATTAGCTGGAGGATGGTGTCTGGAGGGGGTCTGCATTCACCAGCCCTACTGCCACGCTGGAGGTGGGtgttattgttttatttttagctgttaTATGGACAGCCAGATACCCATTAAAATCCCATTACAGTGAGCACACAACTGGGATCTCAACAGTGAAGTAATGACTGAGCAACTCTGATGTATATAAGGGTTGTTATTTATGTTGCTTCTTTTCATCCTTGTTTGACAAACACCACACAAAACATCTCTGATACTGATAAATACATCAGAAACCAAATATTTATATCACTCAGGTGATAGCATCAGGTGATTTGTGCTAACTCTATCCTGCTCCATGGTGGTTCAGGTACACTGGAGCCTCTGCACCCCAGTTTACTTCAGgatattaaaatgcttttagacttttcttttacagaagttggaatttaataaaaataaatgtttgattATAATACTaaatgctaagaaaaaaaacccttcctttaGCAGATATTTGGATTAAAGGTCCcattctccttttcctgcctccttCTGTGCTCAGGCCATTAATTCAGTGACTtctcagcagaaatgctgctctgtcTAGGGCAAAGTTTAGCAAAAATGACCGAGGGGTACCAACACTCAGGGTGAACCATAGCCAGGGTTTGGCCACCTGTTCCACACAGATCCTGCATGCTGCAGGCAAATGACGTTGATGGGCTCTTCCCGAAAAGTGCATGTTTGAAAAAGCCTTGGAGTCAGGGATCCCCGGCGATCTGCTGTGCAGAAACAGTTAaagtgcagccacagctgagggcaggaggagcttgTTCTGAACTAATGTGAACCGTGACAGAAAGGCAGCTCCAAGTACCAGTAGCTGAGCACTTTCCAGGCGGGTGTGAGCATTGCTTCACCcgcttttttgcctctgttccCCATGAATGAAATAGAGGATTATCCATTCTTTGAAAACCTTGTTAGTTAAGTGTTGGGAGGCTTCCAGCAGGTAATAATGAAAGATGCAACCAAATAGAACAccaacaaataataataaaacaaaaaagccccaaggcTTATCCAGGTGCTCTAGTTTCACTACAACAGGCATTGGGAAACTGCCTGGTAAAGCACTGAGTCTGATATTGGTGAATTTTGGAGCGTTTGAGGGTATAAATCATAGAATCttggaatgttttgggttgaatggaaccttaaagatcacctacttccatcccctctgccatgggcagggacattttccactagACCTCCCTAAGAATACAAAGAAGTATTTGAATTCACTTAGGTAAAAATCAAAACTAGTAATTCCTGTTATAAGCTCACTGATGCTGTAATTTGGTTGAATTTTCTGCActttaaagaacaaaatgcaTGTGGGCACATGTCCTTTGCACTGAGCTGATGGATTCATCATAAGTGCTGCTTTAAgttacagaattttaaaatatgcagctAGAGGAAGAGGGGGAATAtcttaattaaagaaaaaaattgtaagtggggtttttccccccttctttttttataaGTATGGTTTGAAACCAGAATGAACAACTATGGTAAGTTTAAATTTCTGCTGATAAAATACCAATGCAGCCCATTTTTCTCTGGCAGTCTCCACAGCTATTTACTGAACAATATGAGTTTTTGCTGTTCacagactgtattttttctgctgtggggGCAGTGGGTCACATCATTTAGGCTGGCATGGCATTTTTGAAGTAGCATGGTGCTCAGCTTTTAACTTCTTTACAGGGAGTAAATTTTCCATAGtcctttaaatgctttttaatttaaagattaTACTCACTCTTTCCTGCTTAAATGTCTTTCCGTAATAAGACTTAATGATTCTTTTCAACTGGATTCCTAAATTAACATCTGCATTGTCATGCATCTACTCCTAAACTTTACTGTGCCTCCTTTTCTCACTTCAGTACTTGGATGTGAAACCAAGGCAGTCGCAAGCTGATCATTTAGCCTGTGCCTTAGTGTTCCTGAGAGGGAGCATATCTGCCACGTGTGACAGCTCGTTCTCAGCCATCCCTGTCAGCAAATCTAAtagtgggaaagaaaattcatctTGCATGGTGGTTCTGAGGTCCTTTTCATGGCACTGTGCTGAAGCATGAAGGATAACCCAGCCATCTATCCTTAGAGGATGGGAGAAAAGAAGGTCACTGAGAATCCGTGCTGTCCCCATGTGTCCTGGCAAAGCAgttctgtccctgtgctgccagccctgctgcacccaGGTAGCTGAGGCATCTTGGCTGCTGTCACCCCAAAAAGTGTTTCTGAGCTCAGTGTGAGGCCCAGGCTGGCACAAGGTCAAAACAGGTGGCACAAGGAGGTCGCACAGACAGTGTGAGCATTTTAAGTCCtcaatcacagaatggtttgtgttgcatggaaccttaaagaccatcttgttccaacccctgccatggggcagggacagcttccactagaccaggttgctcagagcccccccagcctggccttgaacatttccagagatggggcagccacagtttctctgtgtAATCTCTGCCAGGGCcttcccaccctcacagggaagaatttcatCCAAATACCCAATCTAACCGTGCCCTCttgtcagtgtgaagccattccccctgtTCTGTCGCTCTGTGCCCTTGTTGAAAATCCCTCTCCTTCTCTGATACAATGCAGGTGGAACCTGGATGAGTCTGCTTGGAAAACAGCAAAGCTATGACAAAGGTGCCATGGGAACTTCACTTGGGAGCTGCAGGTAAGCTCAGTCCCTGGATCCTTTCACAATGGAGTGTCACTACTCATAGAATCatatcatggaatcacagaatggtttctCTTGGAAGAGACCTTACACATTATgtagttccaaccctcctgccttGAGTTTCCAACTCCTACCAGATCACTAATTCTCTTCAGcccaaaagaaaattaatcaggGAGGGTGGGTACTGCCCATCTTCAGTTACAGTGCTGGGTTGGTCTCACCCCACCTCTCCGTGGATGGCTCACTTATCACAATCTATTCAT from Motacilla alba alba isolate MOTALB_02 chromosome 11, Motacilla_alba_V1.0_pri, whole genome shotgun sequence includes:
- the LOC119705392 gene encoding C-factor-like, which codes for MAAARTVLLTGSNRGIGLELVKQLLGSPRPPAWIFATCRDPDGPRAQELRDLASKHPNLVLVKLDVENPSAITDAAKVVEGKLNGMGLNLLINNAGIYTPTASLETVDAEDMLRTYKTNAVGPMLMAQAFLPLLKKAAQDSKEKGLSCSKAAIINISTILGSIKKTPDSFFHPVISYRCSKAALNMLTMCQALTYKEAGILCVALHPGWVKTDMGSQEADLTVDTSVRGLLSVLPILSEKHSGTLLNWEGKAIPW